In Aliivibrio fischeri, the sequence CTTTTATTTAAGTCGGTAGCCTTTTCCATGAATGGTCTCTAGTCTTGGAATATCAAAATCTTTATCAATGGCGTTTCTAATCGTGTATAAATGACTTCTTAGAGCATCACTTGATGGCGATTCATCACCCCAAACATGTTCAATTACATCATTTTTACTGACGATATCTGGTGCTTTTTTCATTAATAACGCAATGATTTTTAATTGTATCGGCGCTAATTTAATGAGTTTTTGTTGGCGATATAACGTGCCAGCCTTTACATCCATTTCCATGTCTTCAAAGGTCAGTTTACCTATATCTGTTCTTCTGCCTCGTTTAGATAAAGCTAATAAGCGTACGTGAAGTTCTTCCATAGCAAACGGTTTAACTAAATAGTCATCACCACCTACTTCAAAAGCATGAATCTTATCTTCTAATGTATCTTTAGCGGTTAAAAATAGAATAGGAGTACTACAAGCATAATCATTACGCAGAGCCTCAACGGTACTGATACCGTCGAGTTTAGGCATCATGATATCCATAATAATAACGTCAAAGCTCTCTTCTTTTAATATCTCAATGGCGGCTGCACCGTGATAAGCACAGTCAATGTCAATTCCAACAAGC encodes:
- a CDS encoding response regulator transcription factor, which encodes MKVLIVEDNHHVAETIADYLELVGIDIDCAYHGAAAIEILKEESFDVIIMDIMMPKLDGISTVEALRNDYACSTPILFLTAKDTLEDKIHAFEVGGDDYLVKPFAMEELHVRLLALSKRGRRTDIGKLTFEDMEMDVKAGTLYRQQKLIKLAPIQLKIIALLMKKAPDIVSKNDVIEHVWGDESPSSDALRSHLYTIRNAIDKDFDIPRLETIHGKGYRLK